Proteins encoded by one window of Juglans regia cultivar Chandler chromosome 15, Walnut 2.0, whole genome shotgun sequence:
- the LOC108980065 gene encoding protein MICROTUBULE BINDING PROTEIN 2C, with protein sequence MFEAQRFGDLQENPNFGDPKSWLSGEDNDSSPTRRQIQSSLANSTATSTGPSGNLDRDLFNDLVEIVPLVQSLIDRKASSSFTRRGSMIYTKTPSRESLARKVIESKGRNAAQSIPTKKRRDPGDKDQGINSSDNPDADSFSVFSSRALAAEKDREELAILKEQVEDLKMRLSEKDELLKSAEISKNQLNAVHAKLDELKHQAAEKDSLIKSTQLQLSDAKIKLADKQAMLEKIQWEAMTSNRKVEKLQQELDSMQGGISSFMLLFEGLTKNDSATYADDYDITSNYLDHLPHIDDLDEMEMRRMEEARKAYIAAIAAAKEKQDEESFTAAVSARLDLQSFVLKAKS encoded by the exons ATGTTTGAGGCACAGAGGTTCGGGGATTTGcaagaaaatcccaatttcGGGGACCCTAAATCGTGGCTTTCTGGGGAGGACAACGACTCGTCCCCGACTCGCCGGCAGATTCAGTCCTCACTCGCTAACTCTACCGCCACCTCAACGGGTCCGAGCGGCAATTTGGATCGGGACCTCTTTAATGACCTCGTCGAGATTGTCCCTCTCGTTCAGTCTCTCAtc GATCGGAAAGCAAGCAGTTCGTTTACGCGGCGGGGTTCCATGATCTACACAAAGACGCCCTCAAGAGAATCCTTAGCTAGAAAG GTAATTGAATCAAAAGGGCGGAATGCAGCTCAATCCATACCCACCAAAAAGAGAAGGGACCCTGGAGACAAGGACCAGGGTATTAACAGTAGTGATAACCCAGATGCTGATAGCTTTTCAGTTTTTTCGTCAAGGGCTTTGGCTGCAGAAAAGGATAGAGAAGAGTTGGCCATTTTAAAGGAGCAAGTGGAGGATCTGAAAATGAGATTGTCAGAGAAAGATGAACTTTTGAAATCTGCAGAGATCTCAAAGAATCAGTTGAATGCTGTCCATGCAAAACTCGATGAACTGAAACACCAGGCTGCAGAGAAAGACTCTTTAATAAAGTCTACTCAGCTACAACTTTCTGATGCAAAG ATTAAGCTTGCAGACAAGCAAGCTATGCTTGAAAAGATACAGTGGGAAGCAATGACATCCAACAGGAAAGTGGAGAAGCTCCAGCAGGAGCTGGACTCTATGCAAGGAGgaatttcatcttttatgctTTTGTTTGAAGGCTTGACAAAGAATGATTCTGCTACATATGCTGATGATTATGACATAACATCGAATTACTTGGATCATCTCCCTCATATT GATGATTTGGATGAGATGGAGATGCGCAGAATGGAAGAAGCAAGAAAAGCTTATATTGCTGCTATTGCTGCTGCAAAAGAAAAGCAAGATGAAGAATCTTTTACTGCTGCTGTCAGTGCAAGGTTAGATCTTCAATCATTTGTTCTGAAGGCCAAAAGTTAA
- the LOC108980057 gene encoding ribosomal protein S14, mitochondrial-like, with amino-acid sequence MSFPSKWVSAWLQHHDHQRRQMVVKFELKCKLFKAFLRDPDLPVEVSGIGASSLVGLVACTSSSGCPVSSELASQGAFNGIKKASW; translated from the coding sequence ATGTCCTTTCCTTCAAAATGGGTTTCAGCATGGCTTCAACACCATGACCACCAACGTCGTCAGATGGTGGTGAAATTTGAGCTAAAGTGCAAGCTTTTTAAGGCCTTTTTAAGAGATCCTGATCTACCCGTAGAGGTTTCGGGAATCGGTGCATCTTCACTGGTCGGCCTCGTGGCATGTACCAGTTCTTCCGGATGTCCTGTATCCAGTGAATTGGCCTCCCAAGGTGCTTTCAATGGCATTAAGAAAGCATCTTGGTAG
- the LOC108980063 gene encoding organic cation/carnitine transporter 3-like: MADSTHPLLSLADWAESEDTPPLVKHLPSLDSTIESVIGNFGWPQFLQTVLVSVAWVFDAQQTFISVFTDAHPTWHCTQLGDESCNSVSNICNLPTNSRAWDLPAETSTLSEWNLECAASFVPGLPASSFFTGCLVGGLVLATLADSSLGRKNMLLLSCLMMSLSSLLTVIFSTNIWIYSALRFLCGFFRSAIGTCALVLSTELVGKRWRGQVGVVGFFCFAIGFLSLPAMAYMNRGSSWRSLYLWSSIPGIFYSILVHFFVRESPRWLFVSGREEEAMATLKSIASTHHDSSNWNFSGICFEQETCNSNLYFTVKIMVEKKWALRRLSAVMVIAFGGGLVYYGMPLGLGNLAFDLYLGVTFNALSELPSAFFTFFFIGKLKRKNSIIVFTTLSGVCSIMCVLMGKMWTRLQIGLELVSFCSACTVVNILFLYTIELFPTCVRNSALSMTREAVVLGGVFCPMLVSAGRKDSLASFGVFGLVIGCCGMFAACLPETRGGTLCDTMEEEEHKLEKGSCNGVGEF; this comes from the coding sequence ATGGCTGATTCAACTCATCCGCTTCTCTCCCTAGCCGACTGGGCTGAGTCAGAAGACACCCCACCATTAGTGAAACACCTACCATCCCTTGATTCGACCATCGAGAGTGTCATCGGGAATTTCGGGTGGCCCCAATTCCTTCAAACGGTGCTTGTATCCGTAGCATGGGTCTTCGATGCACAGCAAACATTCATCAGCGTCTTCACCGATGCACACCCAACATGGCACTGTACTCAGCTCGGGGACGAGTCATGCAACTCGGTTTCCAATATATGCAATCTGCCCACGAATTCACGGGCCTGGGATTTGCCCGCCGAGACTTCAACCCTCTCAGAATGGAACTTGGAGTGTGCCGCTTCCTTTGTACCTGGCCTACCcgcatcttccttcttcacgGGTTGCCTAGTGGGTGGACTCGTTCTTGCCACACTCGCTGACTCGTCACTCGGTCGCAAAAACATGCTCCTCCTCTCATGTCTAATGATGTCTCTATCTTCGCTGCTAACAGTGATCTTCTCCACAAATATATGGATTTACTCCGCTTTAAGATTCCTTTGCGGGTTTTTCCGTTCTGCAATCGGTACTTGTGCGCTTGTGCTTTCAACTGAGCTTGTGGGGAAAAGGTGGCGTGGCCAGGTGGGGGTCGTGGGATTCTTTTGTTTCGCAATAGGGTTTTTATCCCTTCCAGCCATGGCTTACATGAACAGAGGTTCTTCATGGAGATCTCTCTATCTCTGGAGTTCCATCCCTGGGATATTTTACTCTATCTTAGTTCACTTCTTTGTTCGTGAGTCTCCCCGATGGCTTTTTGTGAGTGGACGTGAAGAAGAAGCCATGGCCACGTTGAAAAGTATCGCTTCAACTCACCATGACAGTTCAAACTGGAACTTTTCCGGAATATGTTTTGAGCAAGAAACTTGCAATTCCAATCTTTACTTCACTGTTAAGATTATGGTGGAGAAAAAATGGGCTTTACGAAGGTTGTCGGCGGTTATGGTGATAGCTTTTGGCGGCGGACTTGTTTACTATGGCATGCCACTAGGTCTGGGAAACTTGGCATTCGATCTCTATCTGGGTGTCACTTTCAATGCCTTGTCCGAGCTACCCTCTGcgtttttcactttctttttcattggaaaattgaaaaggaaaaattcaattatagTTTTCACGACCCTTAGTGGTGTTTGCAGCATCATGTGTGTTTTGATGGGAAAGATGTGGACAAGATTGCAGATTGGACTTGAGTTAGTGTCCTTCTGCAGCGCCTGTACAGTGGTTAATATACTGTTCTTATACACAATAGAGCTGTTTCCGACATGTGTTCGGAACTCTGCTTTGTCGATGACAAGAGAAGCAGTCGTGCTTGGTGGCGTGTTCTGTCCGATGCTTGTCTCCGCCGGCAGGAAAGATAGTTTAGCATCTTTTGGGGTGTTTGGGTTGGTAATAGGATGTTGTGGGATGTTTGCAGCATGTTTGCCAGAGACGAGGGGCGGGACACTTTGTGATACAATGGAGGAGGAAGAGCACAAATTAGAGAAAGGAAGCTGTAATGGGGTTGGGGAATTCTAG